One window of the Paenibacillus beijingensis genome contains the following:
- a CDS encoding M55 family metallopeptidase, with the protein MKLYISVDMEGITGLIDSTFVDSNKYNYTRGQRIMTAEANHVIETAFWEGCKEVVVNDSHSKMNNLIIEELHPETQLISGDVKPLSMVQGLDSSFAGAAFLGYHSRAARKGVLSHTMIFGVRNMYINDTAVGELGFNAFVAGYYGVPVLLVAGDDETAAEAEELIPGVTTAIVKKAISRTSALCLTPEKSGQLLREKAKEALASRLKVKPLTPPDNPVLTIEFANYGQAEWAHLMPGTEIEQGAPIVSFQAKNIVEAYQAMLVMTELAMRTSFC; encoded by the coding sequence ATGAAGCTTTACATTTCCGTTGACATGGAAGGGATTACCGGACTGATCGATTCTACTTTTGTCGACTCCAACAAATACAATTATACCCGCGGTCAGCGAATTATGACGGCCGAGGCCAACCATGTCATTGAGACGGCGTTTTGGGAAGGGTGCAAAGAGGTGGTCGTAAACGACAGCCATTCCAAAATGAACAATCTCATCATCGAGGAGCTGCATCCGGAAACGCAGCTGATTTCGGGTGACGTGAAACCTTTGTCGATGGTGCAGGGACTCGATTCAAGCTTTGCCGGAGCGGCTTTCCTCGGCTACCATTCACGGGCGGCCAGAAAGGGCGTGCTCAGCCATACGATGATCTTCGGGGTGCGCAATATGTATATCAACGATACGGCCGTCGGCGAGCTCGGGTTCAATGCATTCGTGGCCGGATATTACGGCGTGCCCGTTCTGTTAGTAGCGGGGGACGACGAGACTGCTGCGGAAGCCGAGGAATTGATCCCGGGCGTAACGACAGCCATCGTCAAAAAAGCGATCTCCCGCACTTCGGCGCTCTGCCTGACACCGGAGAAAAGTGGACAGCTGCTGCGGGAGAAAGCGAAAGAGGCACTTGCTTCCCGCCTGAAGGTCAAGCCTCTTACACCCCCGGATAATCCGGTGCTTACGATTGAATTTGCCAACTATGGACAAGCCGAATGGGCGCATTTGATGCCGGGCACGGAGATTGAACAAGGCGCCCCAATTGTTTCATTCCAAGCCAAAAACATTGTTGAAGCGTATCAAGCGATGCTGGTCATGACAGAGCTGGCGATGAGAACTTCATTTTGTTAA
- a CDS encoding mandelate racemase/muconate lactonizing enzyme family protein, giving the protein MRIQHIEAMRQSTPLTKAFKTALRTVHQTESIIVRITTDDGRVGFGEAPATVVITGDSLDSIQSAIVNIFTPLLIGQNLLAYEQIIQSVHLAMFGSSSAKAAVDMAVYDLVAQYSGMPLYQFLGGYRDQIETDFTVSINSPKEMGEDAVRFVEAGFNVLKIKVGKDPIDEDIRRIQEIRRRVGDEVKIRLDANQGWQVKEAVKSIRRMEDMGLNIELVEQPVKAEDLEGLKAVTDAVETLIMADESVFSPRHALQLLQLRAADLINIKLMKSGGIYKAQLINQMAEEYGVECMVGSMIESRVAVTAAAHFAASKKNITRFDFDAPLMMLHDIVVGGVKYDGRIMTFPQEAGLGIQDVHCEGGVGALS; this is encoded by the coding sequence ATGAGAATTCAACATATCGAAGCGATGCGACAATCGACTCCGCTGACGAAGGCTTTCAAAACGGCGCTGCGGACCGTTCATCAAACCGAGTCGATCATAGTACGGATAACAACGGATGACGGCAGGGTTGGATTTGGCGAAGCGCCCGCTACCGTCGTTATAACGGGAGACAGTCTGGACAGCATTCAGTCCGCTATCGTCAATATCTTTACGCCGCTGTTAATCGGCCAAAACCTGCTCGCTTACGAACAGATCATTCAGTCCGTTCATCTCGCGATGTTCGGCAGCAGCAGCGCAAAAGCGGCGGTCGATATGGCCGTTTACGATTTGGTGGCGCAGTACAGCGGGATGCCGCTGTATCAATTCTTAGGCGGCTACCGCGATCAGATTGAAACGGACTTTACCGTCAGCATCAATTCTCCGAAAGAGATGGGGGAAGATGCCGTCCGGTTTGTGGAAGCGGGATTCAATGTACTGAAGATCAAAGTCGGAAAGGATCCGATCGACGAAGATATCCGGCGGATTCAAGAGATTCGCCGCCGCGTCGGAGACGAGGTGAAAATCAGGCTGGATGCCAACCAGGGCTGGCAGGTTAAGGAAGCCGTAAAATCGATCCGGCGCATGGAGGATATGGGACTCAATATCGAGCTGGTGGAACAGCCGGTCAAAGCGGAGGATCTGGAAGGATTGAAGGCCGTTACGGATGCGGTCGAAACGCTTATCATGGCGGACGAAAGCGTATTTTCTCCAAGACATGCGCTGCAATTGCTGCAGCTGCGAGCGGCCGATTTGATCAATATTAAGCTGATGAAGTCAGGCGGCATTTACAAAGCGCAGCTCATTAATCAGATGGCGGAAGAGTACGGTGTCGAGTGCATGGTCGGGAGCATGATCGAATCCCGTGTTGCCGTAACGGCTGCCGCTCACTTTGCCGCAAGCAAAAAAAACATTACGCGATTTGATTTTGACGCCCCGTTAATGATGCTCCACGATATCGTCGTCGGCGGCGTGAAATACGACGGTCGGATCATGACATTTCCGCAGGAAGCAGGTCTTGGCATTCAAGACGTGCACTGTGAAGGCGGAGTGGGGGCGTTATCATGA
- a CDS encoding ABC transporter ATP-binding protein, with protein sequence MTVPNERQSSDILLDVSDLHVSFAAYAGEVQAVRGAGFTLRRGETIAIVGESGSGKSVTARSVMRLLPPSIAKIKKGSIRYKEKELTALSEKEMRKLRGSEISIIFQDAMTALNPTVTIGEQLIEGIVRHENITRADARKRAVDMLQLVGIRDPETRLKQHLHQFSGGMRQRIMIAIAAIGNPSVIIADEPTTALDVTIQAQILDLFKLLQQKTGVSIIMITHDLGVVASIADRVNVMYAGKIVESGPVRDIFRNPQHSYTRALLAAMPRLDRDRSIPLQAIPGTPPDLFAPPQGCAFAARCPNAMEVCGVAQPETTQLPGGHEVDCWLQDPRAKQVIPPLIKTISETAVSIDK encoded by the coding sequence ATGACGGTTCCTAATGAGCGGCAATCATCGGACATTCTGCTGGACGTTAGCGACCTGCATGTTTCATTTGCCGCTTACGCCGGCGAAGTCCAGGCGGTGCGCGGCGCCGGCTTTACGCTGCGGCGGGGCGAAACGATTGCGATCGTAGGCGAATCCGGCAGCGGCAAAAGCGTTACCGCGCGCAGTGTGATGCGGCTGCTGCCCCCGTCCATCGCGAAGATCAAGAAGGGGAGCATCCGCTATAAAGAAAAGGAGCTGACGGCTTTATCGGAAAAAGAGATGCGGAAGCTGAGAGGGTCTGAAATTTCGATTATTTTTCAGGATGCGATGACGGCGCTTAACCCGACGGTCACGATCGGCGAACAACTGATAGAAGGTATCGTCCGTCATGAAAACATTACACGGGCGGATGCCCGCAAGCGGGCGGTCGACATGCTTCAGCTCGTCGGCATTCGCGACCCCGAGACCCGGCTGAAGCAGCATCTGCATCAATTCAGCGGCGGAATGAGGCAGCGGATCATGATTGCGATTGCGGCAATCGGCAATCCGTCCGTAATCATTGCCGACGAACCGACGACCGCGCTCGACGTCACGATACAGGCGCAAATTCTCGATCTGTTCAAATTGCTGCAGCAAAAAACCGGCGTCTCCATCATTATGATCACCCATGATCTTGGAGTTGTCGCCAGCATTGCGGACCGGGTCAACGTCATGTATGCCGGCAAAATTGTGGAATCCGGACCCGTGAGGGACATATTCCGCAACCCGCAGCATTCCTATACGAGAGCTCTACTGGCCGCGATGCCGCGTCTTGACCGGGACCGCAGCATCCCGCTGCAGGCGATACCGGGTACGCCGCCGGATCTGTTCGCGCCGCCCCAGGGGTGCGCTTTTGCGGCAAGATGCCCGAATGCGATGGAAGTATGCGGCGTTGCGCAACCGGAAACGACGCAATTGCCGGGAGGTCACGAAGTGGATTGCTGGCTTCAAGACCCGCGCGCCAAGCAGGTGATTCCGCCGCTCATCAAGACGATCAGCGAGACGGCTGTTTCAATAGACAAATAA
- a CDS encoding thiamine pyrophosphate-binding protein has protein sequence MRAIEAGLRFLVQEGVSYIFGIPAGSINALYDCLNDMPQLQPIVAKHENSSGYAATAYTRITGIPSVCVASSGPGATNLVTPCANAWKEKLPVLFITGSVPSTKVGRGGAQELQADAIFAPITKLSKTVQHASELPAVFAEAFATAISGVPGPVHLTIPIDIQMTDIGDPEIPVLPEIQPIEPNAEQVQAAGERIITAGQRGALLLGHGAKSSPETILRFAEQTGWMVATTPRGKGAFPEDHPLSLGVYGLSANEKAISYLHGDQHDVLMVVGSTLGELATSNWDSRLVAGKQLIHIDYDQRELGKCYPTEFPVHGDIELVLSQLLAQLSDASSNGKVTEGISLPNDAALGHTEVAATKEPSAVEWNTLAAIRQLSASAPDNTRFYIDIGEFMTYSIQNLVIKKDQKFDIDINFGGMGSGIGGAIGAKLAEPSRPLLCITGDGCFFMHGMEVLSAKEYGLPIVFAVINNARLGMVYHGHMLQYKRCLSDFEQKRVSIAGMAGALGIRHVEVKSVDQLQPEQMNEWFSYGEPVVVEIIVDGNEVPPMGERVKFLQGATY, from the coding sequence ATGAGAGCGATTGAAGCCGGCTTGCGTTTTTTAGTCCAAGAGGGGGTAAGTTATATATTCGGCATTCCAGCCGGATCCATCAATGCTCTTTACGATTGTTTAAATGATATGCCCCAGCTGCAGCCGATCGTGGCGAAACACGAAAATAGCTCCGGCTATGCGGCAACGGCTTATACAAGAATAACCGGTATTCCGTCCGTTTGTGTCGCCTCCAGCGGACCCGGCGCAACCAATCTGGTCACTCCGTGCGCCAATGCCTGGAAAGAAAAGCTTCCCGTTCTATTTATTACCGGCTCGGTACCGTCCACGAAAGTTGGAAGAGGCGGAGCGCAAGAGCTTCAAGCCGATGCGATCTTCGCTCCGATCACAAAGCTGAGCAAAACGGTTCAGCACGCATCCGAGCTCCCGGCCGTTTTTGCCGAAGCATTTGCCACGGCGATCAGCGGCGTTCCCGGTCCGGTTCACTTGACGATTCCGATCGATATTCAAATGACCGATATCGGAGATCCCGAAATTCCTGTTTTACCCGAAATCCAGCCGATTGAACCGAACGCAGAGCAGGTGCAGGCAGCTGGCGAGCGGATTATAACTGCGGGCCAAAGAGGTGCTCTACTGCTCGGACACGGCGCGAAATCTTCACCCGAGACCATTTTGCGCTTTGCGGAGCAAACCGGTTGGATGGTTGCGACAACGCCGCGCGGAAAAGGGGCTTTTCCGGAAGATCATCCGCTTTCGTTAGGCGTATACGGACTGTCGGCCAATGAAAAAGCGATCTCGTATTTACACGGCGACCAGCACGATGTGCTTATGGTTGTCGGCTCGACTCTTGGTGAATTGGCGACAAGCAACTGGGATTCAAGACTCGTGGCAGGTAAACAGCTGATCCATATCGATTACGATCAGCGGGAGCTTGGCAAGTGCTATCCAACCGAATTCCCTGTTCATGGAGACATTGAACTTGTCCTGAGCCAGTTGCTGGCGCAGCTTTCGGACGCAAGCAGCAACGGCAAGGTTACGGAGGGGATTTCGTTACCGAACGATGCGGCACTCGGCCACACAGAAGTTGCGGCAACGAAGGAACCAAGCGCTGTAGAGTGGAATACCCTCGCGGCGATTCGGCAATTAAGCGCAAGCGCGCCGGACAACACACGATTTTATATCGATATCGGCGAATTTATGACCTATTCCATTCAAAATCTCGTGATCAAAAAAGACCAAAAATTTGATATCGATATTAATTTCGGCGGCATGGGGTCCGGAATCGGAGGGGCGATCGGTGCCAAGTTGGCGGAGCCGTCCAGACCGCTGTTGTGCATCACCGGCGACGGATGCTTCTTCATGCATGGAATGGAAGTGCTGTCGGCGAAGGAATACGGATTGCCAATCGTATTTGCCGTCATTAACAACGCCCGTCTCGGCATGGTTTATCATGGACATATGCTGCAGTATAAAAGGTGTCTCTCCGACTTCGAACAGAAGCGGGTAAGCATTGCCGGCATGGCCGGCGCTCTTGGAATCCGCCACGTTGAGGTCAAGTCGGTCGATCAACTGCAGCCGGAGCAAATGAACGAATGGTTCTCTTATGGGGAGCCTGTCGTCGTCGAGATCATTGTCGACGGCAATGAAGTGCCGCCGATGGGGGAAAGGGTCAAATTTTTGCAAGGCGCGACGTATTAA
- a CDS encoding DUF3870 domain-containing protein: MYDKDTIYVIGDAQTSVNNPITQQYSAFFIGLVVDTTNHKIVDAGCASTIPLTSEFVRSIFTGQSILSFEQVAGEIRRRYHGSSQKALIVAFKDALKKYKQVLNTREDCETDTPRTG, translated from the coding sequence ATTTACGACAAAGACACGATTTACGTCATCGGCGATGCGCAGACTTCCGTCAACAATCCGATCACGCAGCAATACAGCGCATTTTTTATCGGTCTCGTCGTGGATACAACGAATCATAAGATTGTGGACGCGGGCTGCGCGTCGACAATACCGCTGACATCCGAGTTTGTTCGCTCTATTTTTACCGGACAAAGCATCCTGTCATTCGAACAGGTAGCCGGGGAAATTAGACGAAGGTATCACGGTTCGTCTCAGAAGGCGCTTATCGTCGCTTTTAAAGACGCGTTAAAAAAATATAAACAAGTCCTGAACACCCGCGAAGATTGCGAAACCGACACTCCGCGGACAGGATAA
- a CDS encoding peptide ABC transporter substrate-binding protein, whose translation MKRWSALLLVCIVLTVMALAGCSSSGTDGAKKEEGSKILLYNNTREPTSLDPPIGFDMVSYDILNNAMEGLTRLGKDQSPEPAMAKEWKVSDDGKTYTFTLRDGIKWSNGDPVTASDFEFAWKRMLDPKTASPAASLAYVIEGSEAFNSDKGNADGVKVKAVDDKTFEVTLAKPAPWLLSMIANPPFFPVPKATVEKNDKWASEASTFLSNGPFKITEWNHDSDVKMVKNDQYWDAANVKLDGVTFKMINDSNTEYQLFQSGELHIQGVIPPEMSEQLFADGKVTVEDSAGTYFYRFNTTMPPFDNANIRKAFSMAVDRQKLVDLVVKQKQKIADGFVSYGLKDAAGDDFRSAGGELVTFDAAGAKSLLEKGMAEAGYSTLPQVTLTYNTNDLHQKIAETLQAMFKDNLGVDVKLSGIEGKVLTAEQKKLQLQFSRSSWLPDFADPINFLDIFESGSPNNRTGWSNKEYDKLINDAYSEPDETKRFQLLHDAEKILLDEAPIMPLYFYNSAYLQSDKLEGVVRHPYGYIDFKWADLK comes from the coding sequence ATGAAAAGATGGTCGGCTTTGCTACTGGTCTGTATCGTGTTGACCGTAATGGCGCTCGCCGGGTGCAGCAGTTCCGGAACGGACGGCGCCAAGAAGGAAGAAGGGTCCAAAATTCTGCTCTACAACAACACGCGGGAGCCTACTTCCCTCGATCCGCCGATCGGGTTTGACATGGTCTCCTATGACATTCTAAACAACGCGATGGAAGGCTTGACGCGCCTTGGCAAAGATCAGTCGCCGGAACCCGCAATGGCGAAAGAATGGAAAGTGTCCGATGACGGAAAAACCTATACGTTTACGCTGCGGGACGGCATTAAATGGTCGAACGGCGACCCTGTAACGGCATCCGATTTCGAGTTCGCATGGAAACGGATGCTCGATCCGAAAACGGCATCGCCTGCCGCTTCGCTCGCATACGTCATCGAAGGTTCCGAAGCATTTAACTCCGACAAAGGCAATGCGGATGGCGTAAAAGTGAAAGCCGTCGACGACAAAACGTTCGAAGTCACCTTGGCGAAGCCGGCTCCGTGGCTGCTCAGCATGATTGCCAACCCGCCATTTTTCCCGGTACCGAAAGCGACCGTTGAGAAAAACGACAAATGGGCCAGCGAAGCATCCACGTTTCTAAGCAACGGCCCTTTCAAAATTACCGAGTGGAACCACGACTCCGATGTGAAGATGGTCAAGAACGATCAGTATTGGGATGCAGCGAATGTGAAGCTTGACGGCGTTACGTTCAAAATGATCAACGACAGCAATACGGAATACCAGCTGTTCCAAAGCGGAGAGCTGCACATTCAAGGCGTCATTCCTCCTGAGATGAGCGAACAGCTGTTTGCGGACGGCAAAGTTACGGTAGAGGACTCGGCAGGAACGTATTTCTACCGCTTTAACACGACGATGCCTCCGTTTGACAATGCCAACATCCGCAAAGCATTTTCGATGGCCGTAGACAGACAGAAACTGGTCGATCTCGTTGTCAAACAGAAACAAAAAATTGCCGACGGATTTGTTTCGTACGGCTTGAAAGATGCTGCAGGCGACGATTTCCGAAGCGCAGGGGGCGAGCTCGTGACGTTTGATGCAGCCGGGGCGAAGAGCTTGCTGGAGAAGGGAATGGCCGAAGCCGGTTATTCGACGCTTCCGCAAGTCACATTAACGTATAACACGAACGACCTGCACCAAAAAATTGCCGAGACTCTGCAAGCGATGTTTAAGGACAACCTCGGGGTTGACGTGAAATTGTCCGGTATCGAAGGGAAGGTGCTGACCGCCGAGCAGAAGAAGCTGCAACTGCAATTCTCCCGTTCCTCATGGCTGCCGGATTTTGCCGACCCGATCAACTTCCTTGACATCTTCGAAAGCGGCAGCCCGAACAACCGGACAGGCTGGAGCAATAAAGAGTACGACAAGCTGATTAACGACGCTTATTCGGAACCGGATGAAACGAAACGTTTCCAATTGTTGCACGATGCCGAAAAAATATTACTGGATGAAGCGCCGATTATGCCTCTCTATTTCTATAACTCCGCTTATTTGCAAAGCGACAAATTGGAAGGGGTCGTCCGTCATCCGTATGGATACATTGACTTCAAATGGGCTGACTTGAAATAA
- a CDS encoding ABC transporter permease: MAQYILKRFFSMLVTLWLIVTITFVLMHAVPGSPFDRDGKEASQAVIQNMMAFYHLDQPLYVQYLLYLKSLLTFDLGPSIAHYPDSVGSMIERGFPVSFQLGIVSVLIAIITGIALGTVAALRQNGLIDYVAMVLAVIGIAVPSFVIAPLLIKYVAVEWKLLPVATWGTWKHVILPAVALSTGPIATIARLTRANLIEVLTQDYIETARAKGLSPATIVFKHALRNAVLPVVTLLGALLANVLTGSFVIEKIFAIPGMGKYFVDGINNRDYAVIMGTTVFYSALLVFMMFLVDIVYGLIDPRIKLHRKEA, encoded by the coding sequence ATGGCACAGTACATATTGAAACGATTTTTCTCCATGCTTGTGACATTGTGGCTCATCGTAACGATCACCTTCGTCCTGATGCACGCCGTACCGGGCTCCCCGTTCGATCGCGACGGCAAGGAAGCCAGTCAGGCTGTAATCCAGAACATGATGGCTTTTTATCATTTGGACCAACCGCTGTACGTGCAGTATTTGCTTTACTTAAAATCGCTGTTGACGTTCGATCTCGGTCCTTCGATCGCCCACTACCCTGACAGCGTGGGCAGCATGATCGAACGCGGTTTCCCGGTATCGTTTCAGCTCGGAATCGTTTCGGTCCTGATCGCCATCATAACGGGAATTGCGCTCGGAACGGTGGCGGCGCTGCGCCAAAACGGCTTGATCGATTATGTCGCCATGGTGCTGGCGGTGATCGGAATTGCCGTCCCAAGCTTTGTGATCGCGCCTCTGTTGATCAAATACGTCGCGGTCGAATGGAAGCTGCTGCCGGTCGCCACCTGGGGAACATGGAAGCATGTTATTTTGCCGGCGGTCGCTTTGTCTACCGGACCGATCGCTACGATCGCCCGCTTGACGCGCGCCAACCTGATCGAGGTTCTGACGCAGGATTATATCGAAACGGCGAGGGCGAAGGGCTTGTCGCCGGCAACGATCGTGTTCAAGCATGCGCTGCGCAACGCGGTGCTGCCGGTCGTCACGCTGCTCGGCGCCTTGCTCGCCAATGTGCTGACAGGCAGCTTTGTCATTGAGAAGATTTTCGCGATTCCCGGGATGGGAAAATATTTTGTGGACGGCATCAACAACCGCGATTATGCGGTCATTATGGGAACGACCGTATTTTACAGCGCACTGCTCGTCTTCATGATGTTCCTAGTCGATATCGTCTACGGCCTGATTGATCCGCGCATCAAGCTGCACAGGAAGGAGGCGTGA
- a CDS encoding ABC transporter permease — translation MSVPDHLFVPMAKSPGHSEQIVRPRLSLWQQARIHLFRNKLAMAGLVIIIALALLAIFGPLLTTQSFAKQELLNGNQAPSANHWFGTDELGRDVFARILFGSRISLTVGVVAALIDFLIGVMYGGIAGYFGGRIDNIMMRFVDILYGIPYLLVVILLMVVMGPGLFTIIVALIATGWIGMARLVRGQVLQLKSSEYVMAARTLGASSWYIIRKHMLPNAIGVIIVQVTFSVPSAIFAEAFLSFLGLGIQPPLASWGTMANDALPTILSGKWWRLFFPALFISLTMLAFNLLGDGLLNAFNPKQRR, via the coding sequence ATGTCTGTTCCCGATCATTTGTTTGTTCCCATGGCGAAAAGTCCGGGACATTCGGAACAGATTGTCCGTCCGCGTTTGTCATTATGGCAGCAGGCGCGAATTCATCTGTTCAGAAACAAACTGGCGATGGCGGGGCTTGTTATTATTATCGCGCTTGCGCTTCTTGCGATATTCGGGCCATTGCTTACCACCCAAAGTTTCGCTAAGCAGGAGCTGCTGAACGGTAACCAAGCGCCGTCGGCCAACCACTGGTTCGGCACCGATGAGCTCGGCCGCGACGTGTTTGCCCGGATCCTGTTCGGCTCGCGCATCTCGCTCACCGTTGGGGTCGTCGCCGCGCTCATCGATTTTTTGATCGGCGTCATGTACGGAGGCATTGCCGGATATTTCGGTGGCCGGATCGACAACATCATGATGCGGTTTGTCGATATTTTGTACGGCATTCCGTATTTGCTCGTCGTCATCCTGCTGATGGTTGTCATGGGCCCCGGACTATTTACCATCATCGTCGCTTTGATCGCGACCGGCTGGATCGGCATGGCCCGCCTCGTCCGCGGTCAGGTGCTTCAGCTCAAATCATCCGAGTACGTCATGGCCGCGCGAACGCTTGGTGCAAGCTCCTGGTATATTATCCGCAAGCATATGCTGCCAAACGCAATCGGCGTCATTATTGTACAGGTTACGTTCTCCGTTCCGTCGGCGATATTCGCGGAAGCGTTTCTCAGTTTTCTCGGTCTCGGCATTCAGCCGCCGCTGGCGAGCTGGGGAACGATGGCGAACGATGCGCTGCCGACGATCCTTTCCGGCAAGTGGTGGCGGCTGTTTTTTCCGGCCCTGTTTATTTCGCTCACGATGCTGGCGTTTAACCTGCTCGGCGACGGTCTGCTGAATGCGTTTAATCCGAAACAGAGGAGGTAA
- a CDS encoding S66 peptidase family protein, producing MDSVKPHALVPGDTIGITAPASWGDREKTEAAAAYLEQLGLSVKFGETLSRRYGYLAGTDEERAQELNAMFADPDIKAIICARGGYGTGRIADLLDYDCIRANPKIFWGYSDITFLHTAIRSRTGLVTFHGPMIICLTDKDIHPLTLKSFDQLIRPDRMVYTEKISPLHTLVEGEARGPIVGGNLSLLVSTLGTPYELDTKDALLFIEDIDEEPYRVDRMLNQLRQAGKLSDAAGILVCDFHNCEPKKREASLTLTQVLEHHIAAAGKPALAGFKIGHGSPNITIPIGVMADMNTNEKKLECLELAVAD from the coding sequence ATGGATAGCGTCAAACCGCATGCGTTAGTTCCGGGCGATACGATCGGCATAACGGCTCCAGCCAGCTGGGGCGACCGGGAAAAAACGGAGGCTGCGGCGGCCTATTTGGAACAGTTGGGCTTATCGGTCAAATTTGGCGAAACGCTTTCCAGGCGGTACGGTTATTTGGCCGGAACAGACGAGGAGCGGGCGCAGGAGTTAAATGCCATGTTTGCCGACCCCGACATCAAAGCGATTATTTGCGCTCGCGGCGGCTACGGAACCGGACGGATCGCGGATCTGCTCGATTATGACTGCATTCGGGCCAATCCGAAAATATTTTGGGGCTACAGCGACATTACATTTCTGCATACCGCAATCCGGAGCCGGACCGGACTCGTTACGTTTCACGGCCCGATGATCATTTGCCTTACGGACAAAGATATCCATCCGCTTACGCTTAAAAGCTTCGACCAGCTTATTCGGCCGGATAGGATGGTTTATACAGAAAAGATCTCGCCGCTGCATACGCTTGTTGAAGGGGAAGCCCGCGGCCCGATCGTCGGCGGAAATCTTTCACTGCTCGTAAGCACGCTCGGAACGCCGTATGAACTCGACACAAAGGACGCACTTCTGTTTATTGAAGACATCGATGAAGAACCGTACCGCGTGGACCGGATGTTAAACCAGCTGCGTCAGGCCGGAAAACTGTCCGATGCGGCGGGCATTCTCGTCTGCGACTTTCATAACTGCGAGCCGAAGAAGCGAGAAGCTTCCTTGACGCTCACACAGGTGCTGGAGCATCATATCGCTGCAGCCGGCAAGCCGGCGCTCGCAGGATTCAAAATCGGCCACGGTTCGCCCAATATAACCATACCGATCGGCGTCATGGCCGACATGAACACGAATGAAAAGAAGCTGGAGTGTCTTGAACTTGCAGTAGCAGATTAA
- a CDS encoding C40 family peptidase — protein MNRLRQMTVAVSVATVWTEPDSPRRLDEPALGQPAQIAEWLSAMTIDDKLDLYNGNRVQTQILYGTDVLAAGERDGWVKVFVPEQATRKQSSGYPGWVPKRQLMERNDGPATETWAVVVSNRAPLSFQKSPNRGFELSFLTRLPVLKISGDKVIVHTPHGAAFLNKEHVRIHDKERASIDPPQGHPGIQIVRQGLRFLGLPYLWGGMSSFGYDCSGFAYNMLKSQGIVIPRDASDQAEQGNLVERSRLEPGDLLFFAYEEGKGRVHHVGIYAGDNRMLHSPDSKGCVEIVELNGYKLEREHCVSRRYWTPQKA, from the coding sequence ATGAACAGACTCCGACAAATGACGGTTGCAGTCTCGGTCGCCACGGTGTGGACGGAACCGGATTCCCCGCGCCGGTTGGATGAACCCGCTCTTGGACAGCCTGCACAGATCGCCGAATGGCTGAGCGCCATGACCATCGATGATAAACTGGATTTGTATAACGGAAATCGGGTCCAGACGCAAATTCTTTATGGAACCGATGTGCTGGCAGCAGGCGAACGAGACGGCTGGGTAAAGGTATTTGTGCCGGAGCAAGCAACCCGCAAACAATCGTCAGGTTATCCCGGCTGGGTGCCAAAGCGGCAGCTTATGGAAAGGAATGATGGGCCGGCCACTGAGACATGGGCGGTGGTCGTCTCAAATCGGGCGCCGCTGTCGTTTCAAAAATCACCGAATCGGGGATTCGAGCTCAGTTTCCTGACCCGGCTTCCCGTCCTGAAAATATCGGGGGATAAGGTTATCGTCCATACTCCGCACGGTGCGGCATTTTTGAATAAAGAACATGTCCGGATCCACGACAAAGAGCGTGCCTCAATTGATCCGCCTCAGGGTCATCCGGGGATACAGATCGTGCGGCAAGGACTTCGTTTTCTCGGTCTTCCATACCTATGGGGAGGGATGTCATCATTCGGTTATGACTGCTCGGGTTTTGCATACAACATGCTGAAATCGCAAGGAATTGTCATCCCCCGTGACGCTTCCGATCAAGCTGAGCAGGGAAATCTCGTTGAACGAAGCCGCCTTGAACCGGGAGATCTGCTCTTTTTCGCCTACGAAGAAGGAAAAGGCCGCGTGCATCACGTCGGAATTTATGCGGGCGACAACCGGATGCTGCATTCTCCCGATTCAAAGGGCTGCGTCGAAATCGTCGAATTAAACGGTTATAAGCTGGAGCGCGAGCATTGCGTTTCACGAAGATATTGGACTCCACAAAAAGCTTGA